In the genome of Podospora pseudocomata strain CBS 415.72m chromosome 7, whole genome shotgun sequence, the window GTTTGCGATCTTGGGCGGGTTGTGGGTtgagagtgggagggggaaggagggagggagtcGACGAGGATTTGGGCGTTGGAAAAGGTGTCGGTTATGACTTTGGAGATGACCTCGGGGGAGGTGCCCGAGGAGAGGTCGGTGGTccaggagaggggggagagggattggaaagggtggtggtgggttgagcCGCCCATCTTGTCTGTCTTGCTAAGCCAGCCCTGCaacaaggagagagagaaaagatggtgatggatggtaaatagaagagaagaggaaaaaaagtaaacaaaagGCAACAGGCAGAAAGGCAAGGTGTGATCGTCAGGGGGTCCAATCGCAATCTGCCTGCCCTCTCCTATTCGagtgtgtatgtgtgtgggTGTCTGTTGGTAGCGGTCGTTGTGTCACCTCTAAAAAGGGCTTTTCGTCGTCTCCAGTTTCCGTTTGTTTGGGCTGTGCCGTCTGATAATACGAGACACGGAGACGGAGTGGTAAAAAAGGGTCAAAAAGTCGGGTACTTTTGTCAGTGCACTCGCGAGAAAATTATAAAAAGGTACGATCTCGCAGAAAAACAAAATTAATATTGATTTTCAGATTCCAACTTGTCATTGAATTTTCCGCGTATTTGATAGCTAGCTTATAATAATTGATAGGTTGTCTATGCCTGTCACGAGCTCACACTCTCAAGCTTGCTTTGGGGAGCTTGTCGGACATTCGACGTAGGTGTTGACGTCACCACAAGGGTCGCCCCTGCTTCCAACAAACGTCACTCACTCCGGGCGGGTAGCTGTGACAAGACAAGGCTTCGGAAAATCATCTGGGGAAAACAGCTGCAACTAAATTTGGCTCGGATTCAGGGGAGAAGCAAAGCAGCAAGGGACTTTTGTGAATAGCATCGTGTCTCTATATTCTTTATATGCAATGCCATAGAGACAACAATCAAGCAACGTCCCTAATAATCGTCTAAACGCACCGCTTGCTCCATAGAAAACCCAACAATGCTATACATAATACAATACACACGTGACGCTTCTTCTGCAAAACCAAtgttcccccttttcccagcCCGCTTGCCATATCAGAACTCACTTTGCTAACTCGCCCGCACCGTTTCCCAAAGCAAACACCAAGCAATATCCTACCAACCACAAGGACTTTAACAAGCAATACAAGAAGGCGCCTttcaaccttctccccccgGTTACTGCATCGTCTTCAGGAACCCATCTAAATCGAAACTCTCCTCGTACTGGCTGTTGTCCCACAGCTCGCCCAGCCCATCCAACCATGCTGCCCTCTTGCCCGGCTGCCGTACCTCGCCAGtctccacatccaccatgTCTTCCTCCCTGCCTTCCAACGTTTCTTTAGGTTTGTCCGTTATCAGACTGGGGCCAGAGTCGCCCAGGTTGAACAGGTCCAAAATCTGATCCGTGTCCATGGTTGCGAGCCCTGCGTTTTGTTGATTAACCACGGTGCTGGCCACGTCGATCTTGAAGCGCTGCAGGCTGAGGATCTTCTCTTCCAGAGTGCCGCGAGTGATGAGCCGGTACACGTTGACCACCTTCTTCTGACCGATACGATGGGCGCGATCCATGGCCTGGAGATCCTTTTGAGGATTCCAGTCGTGCTCGACGAAAATGACCGTGTCGGCACCCGTCAGGTTCAACCCCAGACCACCgacgctggtggtgagaagtAGTACGTCATAGGAGGGGTCGCTGTTGAACTTGTTGACAATGTCTTGGCGACGGTTCGCTTCGACTGAACCGTCCAGTCGGAGATATTGTGTCGAGGGAAGCATGCCCTTGAGCACCGTGTTCTGCACCATGTCCAGCATTTCTTTCATCTGACAAAAAATCAGAGCACGGTGAGGCTTGATCGGCGTGTACAGCGGGTCGCTCGACTCCTGCCCTTCGACACCAATCCCACACTCCACCAAAAGATCTCGGAGCGCTGTCAGTTTTGGTGCGTGCGCCGGATCCTCCAGGCTTGTGCCCTGCCTGGCCAGGAACTTCTGCGTGTCGTCATAGGCCCTGTGGCCTGGTTTCATGACAAGGGCCGGCGAGTTGCAGAGCTTGCGCATGTATTGCAACGCCTGGAAGATGTGCTGTTTGGCCTCCTTGTCATCCCGCCCAGCCTCCTCCGTAATCGTCTTGGCTTCCTTCTTGGTAAAGTCCTCAAACAGTTTGAGCTGGAGGTCGCTGAGGTCGCAGTAGTAGTTTTGCAGTATCTTGGGTGGCAGGTCGTtgagcacctcctccttgagaCGACGCAGCAGGAAGGGAAGGACTTGCTTGTGAAGAGCTTCGATGGCCAATGCACCGGCTTCTTGCTCCTTGGACGAGGCCTTGCTGTTGCGACTGTTTGCAATAGGCTTTGCAAACCGGTCCTGGAACACCTTTTCGGCACCGAGGAAGCCGGGCATGAGGAAGTCAAACAAGGACCACAGCTCCAGCACGTTGTTCTGAATAGGTGTGCCGGTCAAGATGAGCCGGTGGTTGCTGGCGAGCCGCTTGACAGCCATCGAAAGCTTGGACTTGGGGTTCTTGATGAGATGACCTTCATCAAGCACCACATAGTTCCAGTTGTACTTTTCAATGATTTCGATATCATTGCGGCAAACATCGTATGAGGTGATGACAATGTCCGTCTCGTCCAGAGTGTCTTTCATGGCCTTGCGTTCCGCGGGGGGTCCAACATAGGCCGTGACGCTGAGGAACGGAGCGTAAGCCTTGATCTCTTGCTGCCAATGCCCCGATAGCGTAGGCGGGCAGACGATCAAAGACGGAAGCCTCCGGACATCAGGGGAACCCGTCTTGGCATACTCCTCAGCACGGTTGTGGTGATCGCTGGCTACAATGCAGATAGTTTGCAGCGTTTTACCAAGACCCATGTCATCGCAGAGAATGCCGTGAAGGTGATACTTGTTGAGGAAGTGCAGCCAGTTGACACCCTCCTGCTGGTACGACCGCAGCTCCGCCTTGATGGCAACGGGAATCCGAAAAGGTTCCACCTTCTTCGGGTCAAGTAGCTGACCGATGAAAGTCCGCTCTCTGTCACGGCCCTTGAGCAGCTCCTCTGAGAGTCCGGGAGGGTCGGGGATACCCGCCTCAAGCGGCACCAACTTGACCAGCGTGGCAAAGGATGTGGTGGCGATCAGTCTGATCTCGTTGTCTGAATCGCTCATGCGGCCCAGCACAGGCACGATGAGGAAAATGACATACGGCAGGATCCTGTCGCCCATGACAGCGATCAAGTGATAGATGACTTCGATAGCACCCTGTCGGAAGTTGAGGTCTAGTGGGTTGTTGATAGATGGCAAAACCTTCTCTACCAGAGTCGTCATGCCTTCGATAGTGATGACACTGCAGATGGTCGCCATGCATTTGGCGGCCATGTACCTGAATACGGATAAGTCTGAGTGCAGCGCCTTGATGACCAGAGGCACCTGCTGCATAACAAAAGGATGAAGGCCCGGGTGTAGTGTTGGCACCATGGTCCGGATGACAGACATGGCATCGACGATCTCTTGGCCAAAGGTGCTCTCTGGATCTCTTGCCTCTGCCGGGAGGGAGCCGGTGAAGGCTCTCACCAAGGGCTCTTCCATAAACGTCTGCAGGCTCGGAACGCGGGCTAGGAGATCAGGACCAAAGCTATGGGAAAGCAACTCCAGCGCTTCCTTAGCGCCGCGACGAGTGATGCGAGCTGCCTTGGCCTCCCGTGCAAACTTTGCGGCATCGACGTGGTCGACGCGGTCTTCTTCCTTCTGCATCGACAGAATGACATTTGTCTTGTGCGCATGGATGGGAAACTCGGGCGTCTCGGCGACTTCGACACAGGAGAACTTGACCAGATTTGCAACCACCTTGTCTGCCGGTCCTCTCCTTCCAGATTCGGTGAAAAGCTGCACCAGTTGCGCAATGGTGGCCGCTGACCTCCCTTGAAGTTCTTGGTTTTCCTCCGTCTTGATGCTGTCCATAATTGCCTTGATCAGCGGACTCGGCTTCTTCGGAAGAACACGGATGGCGACAAGAGCACAAGCGGCAGCGGCCTTGATGCGTGCATCGCGGGCCTCCTTGGCAGATTTCGCTTCCTGGATCGCAGCAACTGTGACATCGCGAGACTCGAGAAGCTGAGGGAGGGCGATGAGCCTCTGGCCAGGCGCCATTGCTTTCTTGAGTCTTTCGAAATCATCAGTGACAACCTTGTCAGCATTGGCAATAGAGAAAGCGCCAGGCCCGGCCTCGGGGTCGCCCTGcacgacgacggcgaggctGGGCAGCTTGTTGCTGTGCACTTTTCCGTGGTCGCGGAAGAGATTGAGGAGTTGTTGTGTTTGCGATCGCACGCGATGCACATAGCTGACTAGATCGCGGTAATGTGCCGGGCGCTCCTGGTCGATGATCTTCTGTAACGGCTCGACGAAGCGAGCAGCCATCTCTTTGTTGGCACAATTCGACGCGTACTCATGAACGAccatggcagcagcaagctggGTTGAAGCAAATGGAGATAACAGGCTCTGCGTGATGGCAGCATCATACGAGCCCAGACTAGAGGGAGGCAGCATTGACATGAGCAGTCCCATCGCCTTGGCCGCAGAGACGCGGGATCGGACCAGCACGTCCATGCCGACTAGATCAACATCGCCTTGCATCATGTGGCCGTCAACATCGTGAGTCtgtgtggtgggaggagcaTCGTCCACCTTGGTCGACTTCCTACGACGCTTCGGGGCCCTTTCTGCACCCTCGGGGGGCGACGACCTTCTGGTACTGGGAGCGGGGATGCCGCTCATGGAATACGTCCCGCCAGATGGCTTGAGGAAAAGTGTCGCGTtcatgggaagggggtgtcgTGGAACACCAATGGGGTGCATCGTGAGGAGCATGAGTGCGTCCACATGAGCTGCAAACTCGTCGGCGAGGACGGCAGGATTCTGTCCGAGGTTGCGGACGAGTGCATTCCACAACTCAAGCGACATGCGAAGAGTCTCTGCATCCCTTTCAACAAGAATATTCTGGAAAATGAGACGTAGGATCCTGCCGGTGAGCCAGCCTTGAGAAGTCTCCttgcccaagtccacaaAGGTCATCAGCGCCTTGAGCACAGCGAGGCGCAcagaggtgatggtgtggcGGAGGAAGGGGTAGAGTCTAGGAACAAGAGTGGTGAAAGATCTCTCTTCATCCTGCGATGCCGAGAGCTTCATCGCTTCCAGGACTTCTGGGAAGCTGCAAAGAGTAGCAAGCAGATCCATAATCTTGCCGGTAGACGCGCTGAGATCATCGCCCAGGTTGGAGAGACTCTCCCAGACTATGTCGATGAGGCTGTCCAGTGCCTGTGGGCGCATGGCCACGAACTCCTTGGCCATGGGAATCAATGTTGCCGCGCTGGCTGAACGaacatcgtcatccatgtCGCCGAGGCCCTTCATGACAGAGCGGATGACGCCGTCAATCATGTCCCCATCTTGAAGCAAGAGGTCCTTGcgaacagcaacaacatatCTCAGGCCGACCATGCCACCATGGCAGATGGCCCAGAGGAGATTCTGCTCCGACTGCTGCAGCCCCTCCTGCATCACCATTCGGTAGAGTAGTCGGTATATGGCGTACACAGACTGCGAGCTGACATGGCGAAGGACGGAACCGAGAGTTTGACCCACAGTTTCTCGAATCGGAGCCACGGACGTGTCGGAACTGTAGTCAGTAAATTTGTCGAGCATGAGTACGCAGCAGAGCCTGCATGCGAGGTCGTCCAGCCACTGTCCATTCAGCCTGGTGTTCTCTTTGATCGACAGACCTCTGCGCCTCCCTGCGCCAGCACCATGTACTCTCACCAACTCCCTTAACCCCATCGCAGCTCCATGACGAGTCTCCCACTGCGGGTCAAACAAGTCAACTTTGAGAAAGTCGCAAAGTCGCTCAAAGGGCCACTCGCTCCCTTCCATGGCATCATCGACCTCGAGCTCCGACTTGATGGGCAACAAAGGACCTTTGAATTCCGAAACGACCTTGCtgtcctcgtccacgtcGGCCGGTCGATCGAGGCTGAAATACTGGGACATTTTACCGTTCTTTTTGGAGTCGGCGTCAGTCATAGACACATCGTCGCCGAAACCATCGGAACCTGCGGTTGTCGTGCGGCGGATAGAAAGGTCTCCAAAGCCGGCCTTGCCCTGCGCAGCCTTCTGGGCCTCTCTTTTTCGCTTCCTCTTGAGAACGTTGAGTTGGCGTGAGCTGAGTTTACCCTCTTCGGGGTTCTGGCTCTGGCTATCAGTCGCCATAGCGTCCTGCTGCCCGGAGCCATTGGTGCTGCCAGCTCCCTGAGGTGTCGCAGGGCTGCCGACATGGTCGCTGGCGACGGCCATCTCTTCGTCTTCGACGACTCggccaagaagaccaagtCTGCCAGTAAGTGTCTTCTTGAGATGGGCCAGCCGTT includes:
- the MOT1 gene encoding TATA-binding protein-associated factor mot1 (BUSCO:EOG092602I6; COG:A; EggNog:ENOG503NU0Z), whose protein sequence is MKQEWRLGEYYPLLFSHLISNLLSLTNTHDRLDRLVTILETGSTRLIRDTAVNQLADWQKHHPDELFNLLSRVVPYLRHKDWETRSTAAKALGRILEHAPLYEPNAADEGILTESAAENGFVKEEAKDSVLDQEEFYTLEALDMSKIVKYGRPLLRGGPVDYALAALDPQKRLAHLKKTLTGRLGLLGRVVEDEEMAVASDHVGSPATPQGAGSTNGSGQQDAMATDSQSQNPEEGKLSSRQLNVLKRKRKREAQKAAQGKAGFGDLSIRRTTTAGSDGFGDDVSMTDADSKKNGKMSQYFSLDRPADVDEDSKVVSEFKGPLLPIKSELEVDDAMEGSEWPFERLCDFLKVDLFDPQWETRHGAAMGLRELVRVHGAGAGRRRGLSIKENTRLNGQWLDDLACRLCCVLMLDKFTDYSSDTSVAPIRETVGQTLGSVLRHVSSQSVYAIYRLLYRMVMQEGLQQSEQNLLWAICHGGMVGLRYVVAVRKDLLLQDGDMIDGVIRSVMKGLGDMDDDVRSASAATLIPMAKEFVAMRPQALDSLIDIVWESLSNLGDDLSASTGKIMDLLATLCSFPEVLEAMKLSASQDEERSFTTLVPRLYPFLRHTITSVRLAVLKALMTFVDLGKETSQGWLTGRILRLIFQNILVERDAETLRMSLELWNALVRNLGQNPAVLADEFAAHVDALMLLTMHPIGVPRHPLPMNATLFLKPSGGTYSMSGIPAPSTRRSSPPEGAERAPKRRRKSTKVDDAPPTTQTHDVDGHMMQGDVDLVGMDVLVRSRVSAAKAMGLLMSMLPPSSLGSYDAAITQSLLSPFASTQLAAAMVVHEYASNCANKEMAARFVEPLQKIIDQERPAHYRDLVSYVHRVRSQTQQLLNLFRDHGKVHSNKLPSLAVVVQGDPEAGPGAFSIANADKVVTDDFERLKKAMAPGQRLIALPQLLESRDVTVAAIQEAKSAKEARDARIKAAAACALVAIRVLPKKPSPLIKAIMDSIKTEENQELQGRSAATIAQLVQLFTESGRRGPADKVVANLVKFSCVEVAETPEFPIHAHKTNVILSMQKEEDRVDHVDAAKFAREAKAARITRRGAKEALELLSHSFGPDLLARVPSLQTFMEEPLVRAFTGSLPAEARDPESTFGQEIVDAMSVIRTMVPTLHPGLHPFVMQQVPLVIKALHSDLSVFRYMAAKCMATICSVITIEGMTTLVEKVLPSINNPLDLNFRQGAIEVIYHLIAVMGDRILPYVIFLIVPVLGRMSDSDNEIRLIATTSFATLVKLVPLEAGIPDPPGLSEELLKGRDRERTFIGQLLDPKKVEPFRIPVAIKAELRSYQQEGVNWLHFLNKYHLHGILCDDMGLGKTLQTICIVASDHHNRAEEYAKTGSPDVRRLPSLIVCPPTLSGHWQQEIKAYAPFLSVTAYVGPPAERKAMKDTLDETDIVITSYDVCRNDIEIIEKYNWNYVVLDEGHLIKNPKSKLSMAVKRLASNHRLILTGTPIQNNVLELWSLFDFLMPGFLGAEKVFQDRFAKPIANSRNSKASSKEQEAGALAIEALHKQVLPFLLRRLKEEVLNDLPPKILQNYYCDLSDLQLKLFEDFTKKEAKTITEEAGRDDKEAKQHIFQALQYMRKLCNSPALVMKPGHRAYDDTQKFLARQGTSLEDPAHAPKLTALRDLLVECGIGVEGQESSDPLYTPIKPHRALIFCQMKEMLDMVQNTVLKGMLPSTQYLRLDGSVEANRRQDIVNKFNSDPSYDVLLLTTSVGGLGLNLTGADTVIFVEHDWNPQKDLQAMDRAHRIGQKKVVNVYRLITRGTLEEKILSLQRFKIDVASTVVNQQNAGLATMDTDQILDLFNLGDSGPSLITDKPKETLEGREEDMVDVETGEVRQPGKRAAWLDGLGELWDNSQYEESFDLDGFLKTMQ